The nucleotide window CACCAGGCTGAGGATGGTGGATTTCCCGGAACCGCTGGGTCCCACAAAGGCCACGGTCTCCCCTGTTTTCACGGTCAGGTTGAAATTGCGAATGGCGTGCTGTTCTTCTTCGGGGTACTGAAAACACACGTCCTGAAAAGCGAACTCGCCTTTGACTGTTTTCACTGGAGCTTTTCCGGTGTTGTGCTCCAGATCAGGACTTTCCAGCACCTCGCCAATGGAACGGATGGCTTCCAGACCCTTGGACATCTGGGGCACCAGATTGATCAGGTTGATCACCGCGTTGGTGAGGCTTCCAAAGAACCCCGAGAGCATCACCACATCGCCCACCGTGATGGGAAGAAGTTGCACATAATACACGTAGGCCGCCACAATCAGGCACCCCAGGTTGAACACGTTGAAGGTCACCCAGGCCACCGCATTGAACATGGCGTTGATGGAATCCAGGCCCACCCCGGCTTCACGCACCCGGTCCAGGGTGCTGGAGACTTTTTCAAGTTCCTGGTCTTCCAGACCGTGCGCCCTGGTGATGGGAATCAGGCTGGTCATCTCCATGATGCGGGCGCTCATGGCCTCCAGTTCTCGCCTGAATGCGCTGTTGTGACCGGTCAGGGCTCCACGCATGGAACGCACCAGAAGCGCTGCAGCAGGCACCGTCACAACGTAGAACAGGATGAACTCAGGTGCCCGAATCGCCGTGGTCACCAGGGCCACCCCAATGAACACCAGTGCCCCCAGACCGCTGTCAAAGAGGATGCGGGTGAGTTGCTCGATGGCCTCCACATCCCTCAGAACCTTGTTTTGCAGTGAACCTGCACTGGTGCGGTTGTAAAAGCCAATCGAGAGGTGTTGCAGGTGCCTGCAGATGGCAGAACGCAGGCGGGTTTCCATGGTGCGGGTCGCCATGCTGAGGTAACGCACATGCAGGTAATGGTTGGGAATGTTCTGCAACAGCAAAATGATCATCACGAAAGCCCACATCCACAGTTGTTGCAAAGGGGCATGGCTGCTGATCACATCCACCACCCGTGCCGTGATGATGGGCATCAACACCGCTGGACTGGTCTTGATGATGTAGAGCAGAAAGGACCAGAAGAGGCGGCTTCCCTGCCCCTCATAGAGGAACATGAAGGTCTGAACGGGTCTGGAACCCTGGTAGCGTTCCAGAAAATCATTTTGCTGGGCGGTGTTTCGCATGGGACCTCGTGGGGGTTAAGGGTTTGAATGAGGTTGGGAGATTGCGAGGGGAAAAGGCATTGCCGGGGGCCGAGAGCCGAGGGCTTTGAGGGAAATTCGCCTCTGGCAGTTTGAAGGCTTCTCTGTGGAGGCATGTCATTCTGTCCTGCATGCATTTGCTCAATTCGCAAAAGCCAACGCCCTGCAAAGTGTTTTTTGCCCTCAGCTCTCAGCCCTCGGCCCTCGGCAAAGACCAAAACCCAATCTGACACATCAGCCCAGCACACACCCCTGTTTCATGCCCCATTGGTCTACACGTCTGGCTGAATGGGTTCAGTTTCAAAACCAGCAGGTTTCAGGGAAGACAAAAGGGACACAGTAAAAAAGGGACACGTCAGGCCATGTCCCGAAAAAACATCTGAATCACACGCTGGCGGGTTGCACGCGGCTTTCGAGCATCAGGTTGAGGAGTTCGCGGTCAATCTGGTAACCATGAAATTCCTCGTAGACCACGCCAGGGCGGTTGTGGCCTGCAATCCCGAAGTTCCCGCTGAATTCCCAGAGGGCAAAACCCCAGCCCAACTCGCGGTACACCTGAAACAGGTCACGGAACCACCTTAAAGCCACATCGTTGGGGGTGTATTTGTAGCAGCCAAACTCTCCAATGTGGACCTGAACGCCACTTTCACGGATCTCCAGCCAGGGTCGGTAGTATTCCCGCAAAGTGTCGATGTTCCAGGTTTTACCGTCCCATTCGCAATCCGGGTAGGTGGGCATGGGCATGCCTTTTGAGCCGTCCCACCACTCTGCCCGGTAGTGAGAAACCGTCATGGGCTGGTAGCCCCGTCCTGAATGCACCACCCCCAGGTCTGCGAGTTCGGGCATGGCGATGTTTCCTCCGCCCAGACCGTCAATCACCATTTCCCTGTGGGGGTCAATGGCCCGGATCGCTGCCACTGTGCGGCGCATCAGGTTCTCATGGATGTCTCTGGTCATGCCGTACTGCCCGATTTCCGGGGGTTCATTGAGCAGGTCAAAGCTGAGCTGGCTGCTGGGAACGCCTCTGTACCTTTGTGCAAACAGTTCCCACAGGAACACAAAAGCGTCCTGGGCAATTTCATCCTGCCAGAGGTTGTGTTTTTCCAGGTCATTGAAGTTGATGCAGTAACCAGGGGCACGGTGCAGATTCAGGCTCA belongs to Deinococcus roseus and includes:
- a CDS encoding ABC transporter ATP-binding protein, whose amino-acid sequence is MRNTAQQNDFLERYQGSRPVQTFMFLYEGQGSRLFWSFLLYIIKTSPAVLMPIITARVVDVISSHAPLQQLWMWAFVMIILLLQNIPNHYLHVRYLSMATRTMETRLRSAICRHLQHLSIGFYNRTSAGSLQNKVLRDVEAIEQLTRILFDSGLGALVFIGVALVTTAIRAPEFILFYVVTVPAAALLVRSMRGALTGHNSAFRRELEAMSARIMEMTSLIPITRAHGLEDQELEKVSSTLDRVREAGVGLDSINAMFNAVAWVTFNVFNLGCLIVAAYVYYVQLLPITVGDVVMLSGFFGSLTNAVINLINLVPQMSKGLEAIRSIGEVLESPDLEHNTGKAPVKTVKGEFAFQDVCFQYPEEEQHAIRNFNLTVKTGETVAFVGPSGSGKSTILSLVIGFNRASCGKILLDGKDMEALDLRTYRQFLSVVPQESLLFEGSIRDNVTYGLGRVEEDRLLEALKDANAWEFIERLPEGLETRVGEKGARLSGGQKQRLAIARALIRNPRVLILDEATSALDTESESLIQEALERLMKNRTTFVVAHRLSTVRNADRIVVLDQGKITEVGPHQELLDLQGLYAQLYLRQAGVHQSN
- a CDS encoding glycoside hydrolase family 5 protein produces the protein MPRYGFNFQWMYTGEYSTEPLEADQKALDFMQQFGFDFARIPVNYFYFTRDFDYFNPDERILAYLDRYLQACQQRGIHMSLNLHRAPGYCINFNDLEKHNLWQDEIAQDAFVFLWELFAQRYRGVPSSQLSFDLLNEPPEIGQYGMTRDIHENLMRRTVAAIRAIDPHREMVIDGLGGGNIAMPELADLGVVHSGRGYQPMTVSHYRAEWWDGSKGMPMPTYPDCEWDGKTWNIDTLREYYRPWLEIRESGVQVHIGEFGCYKYTPNDVALRWFRDLFQVYRELGWGFALWEFSGNFGIAGHNRPGVVYEEFHGYQIDRELLNLMLESRVQPASV